In Acipenser ruthenus chromosome 6, fAciRut3.2 maternal haplotype, whole genome shotgun sequence, the following proteins share a genomic window:
- the npas4l gene encoding neuronal PAS domain-containing protein 4-like, which produces MTVCCEYCRNPAGAKSRIPLCKSTCFTAAEIINQRIPHKPFRSTKGASKVRRDHINAEIRNMRALLPVSEDEKERLSYLHTMSVACSYVRKSLFCQELCKDVEETSFLPYEDFLQALPGFIVAVSSEGKLIYISENVTDYLGYSMVDLFQGNGFYHMIESADLEIAKAHLQSNSSPETEPSFICRMHTSKSFRLRHGSSCAVLVRGRFQAVPGTPPSSSSSGAVFVALCTPTVNRLQHSETHSYVQRFQSQHQPDMTFTEAPDSIFYHLGFSTEEMTGRSWYNLLHPDDLSFASDKHKLLLKGDEGRCHVEMVVRLQCKDLSWTRVYIRALLDSAKQSVTCINYIISETEATLLGQQIACQSEQGAGVNEYQSNAPAPSTNQSHKERPAKSLKRQLDNDILVEEPSNKASRISEPSICMYYVSLKCLPCVNSYTSSTPPYSPQSDCSSFLQEDSRSPSFSNTHFFGDTYGFAEGLLPLTRSSPSYYPGELSVVPNHAVASEPLPEIVDSAFSLGSFSGSQVIAEELSPSCYDFSSCTNDVHLVPDCMTMEHMSGGVADCSFHLDSFSTPENLQGNLDSYMPDQSSAEASLVPGSLMTPVASPIAQNSFQYSEKEKTEISILACQISSLATSFDAYQSTDQVLNIPGDFTNVQEPQGDQQQLCSWTDSVMLEPESVLNDGVFDSILKDLATVSAKESDRCSPSASCADAELTPTSAVSYGLESNQLLLDTNSVEPADLLIMPLEDDLSLDEFSTVHPAFDSIMMSSACDRYSNELHQLNEYLHHRLQQDGSVEESMY; this is translated from the exons ATGACGGTCTGCTGTGAATATTGCAGAAATCCAGCTGGTGCCAAGTCCAGGATTCCACTATGCAAATCCACGTGCTTTACTGCAGCCGAGATAATCAACCAGAGGATACCTCACAAACCGTTCAG GTCAACCAAAGGAGCGTCCAAGGTGAGGAGGGATCACATCAACGCCGAGATCAGAAACATGCGGGCCCTCCTCCCCGTTTCGGAAGATGAGAAAGAACGCCTGTCCTACCTGCACACCATGTCTGTCGCCTGCAGCTACGTCAGAAAGTCTCTATTCTGTCAAG AACTGTGCAAGGATGTTGAAGAGACTTCCTTCCTCCCGTATGAGGATTTCCTGCAAGCTCTGCCTGGCTTTATTGTGGCTGTGTCCAGTGAAGGGAAATTGATTTATATTTCAGAGAATGTCACTGATTACCTCGGCTACTCCATG GTGGATCTATTCCAAGGAAATGGTTTTTACCATATGATCGAAAGCGCTGATCTGGAGATCGCAAAAGCCCATCTACAATCAAACTCCTCACCAGAAACAG aaccCTCATTCATCTGCAGGATGCACACTTCCAAATCGTTTCGGCTCAGACATGGCAGTAGCTGTGCAGTGCTGGTCAGGGGCAGGTTTCAGGCTGTCCCGGGAACACCACCCTCATCCTCCAGCTCCGGAGCTGTCTTTGTGGCACTGTGCACCCCCACTGTGAACCGGCTGCAGCACTCCGAGACTCATTCCTATGTGCAGCGGTTTCAAAGCCAGCACCAGCCTGATATGACGTTTACGGAGGCCCCAGACAG TATATTTTATCACCTTGGGTTTTCCACTGAGGAAATGACTGGCCGATCTTGGTACAACTTGCTACACCCAGATGACCTTAGCTTTGCATCAGATAAGCACAAGCTATTGT TGAAGGGAGATGAAGGGAGATGTCATGTTGAAATGGTGGTAAGACTGCAGTGCAAGGACCTTTCCTGGACCAGGGTATACATCCGAGCCCTGCTGGATTCTGCAAAGCAATCTGTGACCTGTATAAACTACATTATCAG TGAAACAGAAGCCACACTCCTGGGTCAGCAGATTGCCTGTCAATCAGAACAAGGAGCAGGAGTGAACGAGTATCAGAGTAACGCACCAGCACCCAGCACCAATCAGAGCCACAAAGAAAGACCTGCCAAGAGTCTGAAGAGACAGCTGGATAACGACATCCTGGTCGAAGAGCCCAGCAACAAGGCATCCCGAATTTCAGAGCCCAGCATTTGCATGTATTACGTTTCTTTGAAGTGCCTCCCTTGTGTGAACAGCTATACATCCTCCACTCCACCTTACAGCCCCCAATCAGACTGCTCCTCTTTCCTGCAGGAGGACTCAAGATCACCGTCCTTTTCAAACACCCATTTCTTTGGCGACACATATGGCTTTGCAGAAGGGTTGTTGCCTCTGACTCGAAGCTCTCCTTCCTACTACCCTGGTGAGCTTTCTGTAGTGCCTAACCATGCTGTAGCTTCAGAACCTTTGCCAGAAATTGTGGACAGTGCCTTCAGCCTAGGTAGCTTTAGTGGATCACAGGTCATTGCAGAAGAGCTGTCTCCCTCTTGTTATGATTTCTCAAGCTGCACTAATGATGTCCACCTGGTTCCTGACTGCATGACCATGGAGCATATGTCTGGAGGTGTAGCAGATTGCAGTTTTCATCTTGACAGCTTCAGCACCCCTGAAAACCTTCAAGGCAACTTAGACTCCTATATGCCAGACCAGAGCTCTGCTGAAGCTTCTCTGGTTCCTGGAAGCTTGATGACCCCAGTTGCGTCGCCAATAGCACAAAACAGCTTTCAGTATagtgagaaagaaaaaacagagatCAGCATTCTCGCATGTCAGATCTCCTCCCTAGCTACAAGCTTTGATGCATACCAGAGCACAGACCAAGTTCTGAACATTCCAGGTGACTTCACAAATGTGCAAGAACCCCAAGGAGACCAGCAGCAACTGTGCAGCTGGACAGACTCAGTGATGCTTGAACCTGAATCTGTTTTGAATGACGGAGTCTTTGACAGCATCTTGAAGGATCTGGCCACAGTTTCAGCAAAGGAAAGCGATCGCTGCTCCCCCTCTGCTAGCTGTGCTGATGCTGAGCTCACCCCCACGTCTGCTGTCTCATACGGCTTGGAAAGCAACCAGCTCCTCCTGGACACAAATAGTGTAGA